TCGGCTTCGCAATCAGCAATACGAATTCAGAGAAGAGCCACAGGAATTTGAACAACAAGTCATTACCTATTGAGCCTGAAAATATATTGTCAAGTCCAATCCGGCTATTTTCCTTTTGTAATTTTTAGTCAATGAATTTTCGCAAAATTCTGTATCCCCTCCTGCTCATCATGCTTACTTTGAGTTTGACGGCAAACTTGTATTTTTACAGGCAACAGCATAGTATTGAACTCCATAAAAACAATCTCGAAGCGGATAAAGAGATGGTGAAAGAAGAGTGTGAGCTGTTGAAAAGAGATTTAGATCGTTCCATCGCCAATGTCAAAGCCTTGAAACATCCTCAAAACAAAGCGATTCAACTGTCCGGTAACTCGCCCGAATTTTCAAATGCCGCTGCTGTTGTTTTCTGGAACAGCCTAACCAAAGCGGTTTATGTGGATGCCGCTCAACTTCCTCAACAGCCGGGCGATAAACAGTATCAACTTTGGGCTTTTTCAAAAGGGGTTTACAAAAGTTTGGGGGTATTTAACCGTCAGCCTGACAAAGAAACCTTATACAGAGTTGCAAATGTCGAAAAACCGGATGGTTTTGCCGTTTCTATTGAGTTGCCGGCAGGTTCAGAGGCACCCACTTTGATTTGTGCTTCAGGCAAAGTGGATTTCTGATTTTTGATTTTGAATTGACGGACAACAGGATAATACAACAGACTTAATAACTCGTGTTTTTACCGTTTACCCTGAATTTTTCATTTTCGGGAAAAACAACGAGTAAACAGAATAGAGATTTTTACTTAAATTTGAGGCATCGTTTTTTATATTTGCA
This is a stretch of genomic DNA from Sphingobacteriales bacterium. It encodes these proteins:
- a CDS encoding anti-sigma factor yields the protein MNFRKILYPLLLIMLTLSLTANLYFYRQQHSIELHKNNLEADKEMVKEECELLKRDLDRSIANVKALKHPQNKAIQLSGNSPEFSNAAAVVFWNSLTKAVYVDAAQLPQQPGDKQYQLWAFSKGVYKSLGVFNRQPDKETLYRVANVEKPDGFAVSIELPAGSEAPTLICASGKVDF